A window of the Paenibacillus woosongensis genome harbors these coding sequences:
- the spoVAE gene encoding stage V sporulation protein AE — protein MIFLWAFIVGGLFCVVGQLMFDVIKLTPAHTMSTLVVIGAVMDAFGWYDPLIKFAGAGASVPITSFGNSLVHGALTELQKDGWIGVITGIFEVTSAGVSAAIIFSFLAALVVRPRG, from the coding sequence ATGATTTTTCTGTGGGCTTTTATCGTTGGAGGGTTATTCTGCGTCGTCGGACAGTTGATGTTTGACGTCATAAAGCTGACTCCGGCTCACACGATGAGCACGCTTGTCGTAATCGGCGCGGTGATGGATGCGTTCGGCTGGTATGATCCGCTGATTAAATTCGCAGGGGCTGGCGCCTCGGTGCCAATCACAAGCTTTGGCAATTCGCTGGTACACGGCGCATTGACAGAGCTGCAGAAGGATGGCTGGATCGGCGTCATCACCGGCATCTTTGAAGTAACCAGCGCCGGCGTTTCCGCGGCGATTATTTTCTCCTTCCTGGCTGCCCTTGTCGTTCGGCCAAGAGGATAA
- a CDS encoding M42 family metallopeptidase, with protein sequence MNEETRSLFKQLTEFPAAPGFERDLRALLKEKLSAYTEEFVQDRLGSLFGVIRGDEQGPKVMVAGHMDEVGFMVTGITETGMVTFQPLGGWWSQAVLAQRLQIITPDRTIIGVVGSTPPHLLDDAARSKPVDIKAMYLDVGADDRAEAEAFGIRPGQQIVPICEFTPLANPKKIMAKAWDNRYGVGLVIELMQAVHGKQLPNTLYCGANVQEELGLRGARTAANLIQPDIFFALDASAANDMAGDKRAFGRLGEGTLLRIYDPSMLTHRGLLEYVQDTADTHRIKYQYFVSPGGTDAGQVHLSGIGVPSAVIGICSRYIHTSSSIIHTDDYAAAKELLIKLVEGLDRTTLNTILENS encoded by the coding sequence ATGAATGAAGAAACACGCTCATTATTCAAGCAATTAACCGAGTTTCCAGCAGCTCCGGGCTTCGAAAGAGATCTTCGGGCACTGCTAAAAGAGAAGCTGTCGGCATATACGGAAGAATTTGTACAGGACCGCCTGGGCAGCCTGTTCGGCGTCATCCGCGGCGATGAGCAAGGCCCTAAAGTAATGGTTGCCGGGCATATGGACGAAGTAGGCTTCATGGTTACGGGCATTACGGAAACGGGCATGGTCACGTTCCAGCCGCTCGGCGGCTGGTGGAGCCAGGCAGTATTGGCCCAGCGCCTGCAGATTATTACGCCGGATAGGACCATTATCGGTGTTGTCGGCTCTACACCGCCGCATTTGCTTGACGATGCGGCCCGGAGCAAGCCCGTGGATATTAAGGCGATGTATCTGGACGTCGGAGCAGATGACCGCGCCGAAGCGGAAGCCTTCGGTATTCGCCCCGGGCAGCAGATTGTACCGATTTGCGAATTTACTCCGCTGGCCAACCCCAAGAAAATTATGGCTAAGGCCTGGGACAACCGCTATGGCGTCGGGCTTGTCATCGAGCTGATGCAGGCGGTGCACGGCAAACAGCTCCCGAACACACTCTATTGCGGAGCGAACGTTCAGGAAGAGCTTGGCCTGCGCGGCGCAAGAACGGCAGCGAACCTGATTCAGCCGGATATCTTCTTCGCTCTGGATGCCAGTGCCGCCAACGATATGGCTGGAGACAAGCGGGCGTTCGGCAGGCTCGGCGAAGGAACCTTGCTGCGGATTTACGATCCGAGCATGCTGACACACCGCGGCCTCCTGGAATACGTGCAGGATACGGCCGACACGCATCGCATCAAGTATCAATACTTTGTCTCTCCGGGAGGAACGGACGCAGGCCAAGTCCATTTAAGCGGCATCGGCGTCCCGTCGGCTGTCATCGGCATATGCTCCCGTTATATTCATACATCCTCTTCGATCATCCACACCGATGATTATGCGGCGGCTAAGGAACTGCTGATCAAGCTCGTCGAAGGGCTGGATCGCACTACGTTGAACACGATTCTCGAGAATAGCTGA
- a CDS encoding glycoside hydrolase family 95 protein → MNREHPAGREGTKLWYRRPASRWEEALPIGNGRLGGMVFGGSRSELIALNEDTLWSGFPRDTQNYDALRHLKRSRELIFAGEYKEAERLIEAKMLGKRTESYQPLGNLKLEHLGTGEITDYYRELDLDTGIAAVTYRADGSRFTRRAFVSAVDQVLAVRLEAEEQGTVHLSVALDSPLQHSVGTCEQGSGLVLRGRAPSHIADNYRGDHPQSILYEDGLGLSYEAQLRVLHEGGNLAVRSGRLDIAGASSVTLLLAAATDFAGYRVMPGTDTGISAAEKCRQPLEAAARHGYDRLLSRHIEDHQALFRRVELELDPQLSAEGSSLPTDERLKAYQGGTPDPMLEALYFQYGRYLLMASSRPGTQPAHLQGIWNPHMQPPWNSNYTTNINTEMNYWPAEICNLSELHEPLFRMIQDLSETGARTARIHYGCRGWTAHHNVDLWRAAGPSDGEPSWAFWPMGGVWLSRHLWEHYAFNRDRQFLAETAYPLMKGAAEFCLDWLVPGPGGELVTAPSTSPENKFLTEEGEPCSVSAASTMDMYLIRELFGHCLQAAELLDIDGEFAHQLAEALDRMAKTAIGLDGRLQEWCRDYPEAEPGHRHVSHLYGLYPGNAITPSRTPDFAEAARKTLESRIAQGGGHTGWSCAWLINLYARLKDGNTAHRFVNTLLSRSTYPNLFDDHPPFQIDGNFGGTAGIAEMLLQSHEETIELLPALPEAWKNGRFRGLKARGGFTVSAAWENGRLCSAELTPTLTGWYSVQYAEPLNVQSSDGTIVNTGERFWAESGETYFIQLRN, encoded by the coding sequence ATGAATAGAGAGCACCCTGCTGGCCGTGAAGGAACCAAGCTATGGTACAGACGTCCCGCCTCCCGCTGGGAAGAAGCACTTCCTATCGGAAATGGCAGGCTGGGCGGTATGGTATTCGGAGGAAGCCGCAGCGAGCTGATTGCGCTTAACGAAGATACGCTATGGTCCGGTTTTCCTCGCGACACGCAAAATTATGATGCGCTTCGTCACTTGAAACGGTCGCGAGAGCTCATATTTGCGGGGGAATACAAGGAAGCGGAACGGCTAATCGAGGCGAAGATGCTGGGCAAGCGCACGGAATCGTACCAGCCACTGGGCAATTTGAAATTGGAGCATTTGGGAACAGGCGAGATTACGGATTATTACCGGGAGCTGGATTTGGACACAGGCATTGCGGCCGTGACCTATCGTGCCGACGGGAGCAGGTTTACGAGGCGGGCATTCGTCAGCGCGGTCGATCAGGTGCTGGCCGTTCGTCTGGAGGCGGAAGAGCAGGGAACCGTCCATCTGTCTGTCGCCTTGGACTCTCCGCTTCAGCACAGCGTTGGGACATGCGAGCAAGGGAGCGGTCTTGTCCTGCGGGGCCGGGCCCCGAGCCATATCGCCGACAATTATCGGGGCGATCACCCGCAGTCCATCCTTTATGAAGACGGGCTGGGGTTGTCGTATGAAGCACAATTGCGCGTGCTGCACGAAGGGGGAAATCTGGCTGTGCGGAGCGGCCGGCTTGATATAGCCGGCGCTAGCTCGGTGACGCTGCTGCTGGCGGCTGCGACTGATTTTGCTGGTTACCGGGTCATGCCGGGGACGGATACAGGGATTAGCGCAGCCGAGAAATGCAGACAGCCGCTCGAAGCCGCGGCTCGACACGGCTATGACCGGCTGCTCAGCCGGCATATCGAGGATCATCAGGCATTGTTCCGCCGGGTGGAGCTGGAGCTGGATCCGCAGTTATCCGCGGAAGGCAGCTCCTTGCCGACAGACGAACGACTCAAGGCCTATCAGGGGGGCACGCCGGATCCGATGCTGGAGGCGCTCTATTTTCAATATGGCCGCTATCTGTTGATGGCTAGCTCGCGGCCCGGCACGCAGCCTGCGCATCTGCAGGGAATATGGAATCCGCATATGCAGCCGCCCTGGAATAGCAATTACACGACGAACATCAATACCGAGATGAATTACTGGCCGGCGGAAATATGCAATTTAAGCGAGCTGCATGAGCCGCTGTTTCGGATGATTCAGGATTTGAGCGAGACGGGGGCGCGGACGGCGCGGATCCATTACGGCTGCCGGGGCTGGACGGCGCACCATAACGTAGACCTGTGGAGAGCCGCTGGGCCGTCGGACGGGGAGCCGAGCTGGGCGTTCTGGCCGATGGGCGGAGTATGGCTAAGCCGGCATTTGTGGGAGCATTATGCCTTTAATCGGGATCGGCAGTTTCTGGCGGAGACGGCTTATCCGTTAATGAAAGGCGCTGCGGAATTCTGTCTGGATTGGCTTGTGCCTGGACCGGGCGGCGAGCTGGTTACCGCACCGTCAACCTCGCCGGAGAATAAGTTTCTGACGGAGGAAGGGGAGCCCTGCAGCGTCTCAGCCGCCTCCACGATGGATATGTACCTTATCCGGGAATTGTTCGGTCATTGCCTGCAGGCGGCTGAGCTTTTGGACATCGACGGGGAGTTTGCCCATCAGCTCGCGGAGGCCCTGGATCGCATGGCCAAGACGGCAATAGGGCTGGACGGCCGATTGCAGGAGTGGTGCAGGGATTACCCGGAAGCCGAGCCGGGTCATCGCCATGTGTCGCATCTATATGGGCTCTATCCCGGCAATGCCATCACGCCTTCCCGCACGCCGGATTTTGCTGAGGCAGCTAGAAAGACGCTGGAGAGCCGGATCGCTCAAGGGGGCGGACATACCGGCTGGAGCTGCGCCTGGCTGATCAACCTGTATGCGCGGTTGAAGGACGGGAATACGGCGCATCGTTTCGTGAATACTTTGCTATCCCGCTCGACGTATCCCAATTTGTTCGACGACCACCCGCCGTTTCAGATCGACGGCAATTTCGGCGGCACGGCGGGCATTGCCGAGATGCTGCTGCAGAGCCATGAAGAGACGATTGAGCTGCTTCCGGCACTGCCGGAGGCATGGAAGAACGGCCGATTCCGCGGGCTTAAAGCCAGAGGCGGCTTCACGGTTAGCGCCGCTTGGGAGAACGGCCGCCTTTGTTCAGCTGAATTGACCCCCACCTTGACAGGATGGTACTCAGTTCAGTATGCGGAGCCGCTAAACGTTCAGTCGTCTGACGGAACCATCGTCAATACAGGGGAACGGTTCTGGGCGGAATCGGGCGAGACGTACTTTATTCAACTGCGGAACTAA
- a CDS encoding AAA family ATPase: MPVREQSIQTMSAVRANLESCILGKEFEITLLLTALLAGGHVLIEDVPGTGKTQLIKAMAKSMSGEYRRIQCNPDILPSDITGVSVFQPHEERFVFRPGPVMTNILLADEINRATTKTQSALLEVMEERSVTADGHTYELPHPFMLCATQNPIDFEGTYMLPEAQLDRFMMKIAMGYPDAATEKTMLLFHAKGQPADQLQAVTTMDEIAKIQEEIRDVYLSDALGDYLLGIVRRTREHEAVLLGASPRASLAFVMAVKAYAFLLERDYVIPDDIKTLAPYVLGHRILLRPEARLGSMSAQQVLQQIIKQAQVPISSVG; the protein is encoded by the coding sequence ATGCCCGTAAGAGAGCAATCGATACAAACGATGTCTGCTGTCCGAGCAAACCTGGAATCCTGCATATTGGGAAAAGAATTTGAGATCACCCTTCTTCTCACTGCTCTCCTTGCCGGAGGTCACGTATTGATCGAGGATGTGCCCGGAACGGGAAAAACCCAGCTCATCAAAGCGATGGCCAAGTCCATGAGCGGAGAATACCGCCGCATCCAATGCAATCCCGACATTTTGCCGAGCGATATAACTGGCGTATCGGTTTTTCAACCGCATGAAGAACGCTTTGTATTTCGGCCGGGTCCGGTCATGACGAATATTTTGCTTGCCGACGAGATTAACCGCGCGACAACGAAGACCCAGTCGGCCCTGCTGGAAGTTATGGAGGAACGCAGTGTGACGGCGGATGGTCATACATATGAGCTGCCGCATCCTTTCATGCTTTGCGCCACGCAGAACCCGATCGATTTCGAGGGTACATATATGCTGCCGGAAGCTCAGCTGGATCGTTTCATGATGAAAATAGCGATGGGCTATCCTGATGCGGCAACAGAGAAAACCATGCTGCTGTTTCATGCCAAGGGCCAGCCTGCCGATCAGCTTCAGGCCGTGACTACGATGGATGAAATCGCCAAAATCCAAGAGGAGATCCGCGACGTTTATTTGAGCGATGCTCTGGGCGATTACTTGCTTGGCATCGTCCGCCGTACCCGGGAGCATGAGGCTGTCCTTCTTGGGGCAAGTCCTCGGGCTTCGCTTGCTTTCGTCATGGCGGTAAAAGCGTATGCCTTTCTTCTGGAGCGGGATTACGTCATTCCCGACGATATCAAGACGCTTGCACCTTATGTGCTTGGCCACCGGATCCTGCTTCGCCCGGAAGCCCGGCTTGGCAGCATGAGCGCGCAGCAGGTGCTTCAGCAAATCATTAAACAGGCGCAAGTGCCCATCTCTTCGGTAGGTTGA
- a CDS encoding M15 family metallopeptidase yields the protein MSEEAQASERAENSSGGAEQPQAGQSSELGEMEAEPDLESDQAEMGQNSEQEGEEAQLDAEEDQAGDQPIVEVARKRELPEGFVYADEVLEHAFYDIRYYSEYNFVGEQIDGYHAPFAILSVQAAKALKKAEHALEPLGYSLLIYDAYRPQKAVEHFKKWAADEQDVKMKEEFYPDIDKKNVFKLGYLSQRSGHSRGSTVDLTLADQETGEPIDMGGIHDFLGEISAHDAAGLTEAQAKNRLLLKETMMAAGFKPYNKEWWHYTLNNEPYPKKYFDFDVE from the coding sequence ATGTCTGAGGAAGCGCAAGCGAGCGAGCGCGCTGAGAACAGTTCTGGAGGGGCTGAACAACCACAAGCAGGGCAGAGCTCTGAGCTAGGAGAGATGGAAGCTGAACCAGATTTGGAGAGCGATCAAGCGGAGATGGGGCAGAATTCCGAGCAGGAAGGGGAAGAAGCTCAGCTAGACGCTGAGGAGGACCAAGCAGGAGATCAGCCGATTGTCGAGGTTGCGAGGAAGCGAGAGCTGCCTGAAGGGTTTGTTTATGCAGATGAGGTGCTCGAGCATGCCTTCTATGATATTCGCTATTATAGTGAATACAACTTTGTTGGAGAACAAATCGACGGCTATCATGCGCCGTTTGCTATTTTAAGCGTGCAAGCTGCAAAGGCTCTAAAAAAGGCAGAACATGCGTTGGAGCCGCTGGGCTATTCCTTGCTCATTTATGATGCCTATCGTCCGCAAAAGGCGGTGGAGCATTTCAAGAAATGGGCGGCAGATGAGCAGGATGTCAAGATGAAGGAGGAGTTCTATCCTGACATTGACAAGAAAAATGTGTTCAAGCTGGGCTACCTTTCGCAGCGGTCAGGCCATTCACGCGGAAGTACTGTAGATTTAACCTTGGCTGATCAAGAAACAGGAGAGCCAATTGATATGGGCGGTATACATGATTTCCTGGGCGAGATTTCCGCGCATGATGCAGCAGGCTTGACAGAAGCGCAGGCTAAGAACCGACTGCTGCTCAAAGAAACGATGATGGCTGCCGGTTTCAAACCGTACAACAAGGAATGGTGGCATTATACGTTGAACAACGAGCCGTATCCAAAGAAGTATTTTGATTTTGATGTGGAATAG
- a CDS encoding AraC family transcriptional regulator, which yields MTAKAMRRFVFSPSGASGLPVSVESIGYNPEQEPISRPEGYPKYHWIQTEEGEGILHFANETVRLTEGTGVLLPPGLPHRYEANPAGVWRTYYLTFGGEAAAHILASFGVLTSSLYRLDTDSPFVPLLSHMLARLDTDTDMFGLETSTDAYRFLGLLSKYGQVSQMSASRNIERLIPVLKWMEQNFSDSDVGLDDLAETAQMSGRQLSKLFQRAFSLSPYAYFVQMRIHKAKELLAGRSDLTVAAIAEHTGFRDPSHFVATFRRNTGMTPQQFRKVYS from the coding sequence ATGACCGCAAAAGCGATGCGCCGCTTCGTATTCTCACCGTCCGGCGCCTCTGGGCTGCCGGTTAGCGTAGAGAGCATCGGCTATAATCCTGAGCAGGAGCCCATCTCCCGCCCGGAAGGGTATCCTAAATATCACTGGATTCAAACCGAAGAAGGCGAGGGAATCCTGCATTTTGCCAATGAAACGGTCAGGCTGACCGAAGGAACAGGCGTGCTATTGCCCCCTGGACTGCCCCATCGTTACGAAGCTAATCCCGCCGGAGTATGGCGCACTTATTATTTGACTTTCGGAGGCGAGGCTGCCGCGCACATTCTGGCATCCTTTGGCGTGCTGACTTCATCGCTGTACCGCCTGGACACCGACTCGCCGTTTGTTCCTTTGCTGAGCCACATGCTGGCTAGACTCGACACGGACACCGATATGTTCGGGCTCGAGACGTCCACGGATGCCTACCGCTTCCTTGGCCTGCTTAGCAAATACGGCCAAGTCAGCCAGATGTCCGCCTCCCGGAACATCGAAAGGCTGATTCCCGTATTGAAATGGATGGAGCAGAATTTTAGTGATAGCGATGTCGGTCTTGATGATCTCGCCGAAACCGCCCAAATGTCGGGACGGCAGCTGAGCAAGCTGTTTCAGCGGGCCTTCAGCCTGTCCCCGTACGCCTACTTCGTGCAGATGCGCATACATAAGGCGAAGGAGCTGCTGGCCGGCCGCTCCGATTTAACGGTGGCGGCGATAGCGGAGCATACCGGGTTTCGCGACCCAAGTCACTTCGTTGCGACGTTCCGCAGAAATACTGGCATGACCCCGCAGCAGTTCCGCAAAGTCTATTCATAA
- a CDS encoding DUF58 domain-containing protein: MRALLNTWKSGVRSLKFWRVASLWLICLLYLLFQGGKTSFMLFAMVTLLVCYWLLSSLWGIRQIKGHRTMLSVHGEQFLLQAGDQAQIRLQLQLPRLLPLPYIIVREVMKRHNGDSWAFEDSVIPQNRGEAELVYNTPPLERGQYEFAGTECTSEDIFGLMEHKRTFQAAAQFRVLPRTVFIPHWQLYSRNSRLPGPETAASNSRRETTQINGVRDYVYGDRISRIHWGATAKTGTWKSKEFEHESLPKTILVLDANASSYKISQQFELAVSVCASLLEYGLRERISMGLCTLGQELRRFAPAEGYIERQQMIQHLVDINADGSGSHQERLDEIRDFFPESSFFIWISPLADKTAANVFGWAKMRRMTPYHIQVSVPGQEGRARSSWQTALHHREIRGIQVSSLQELPSAMGGGLT, from the coding sequence ATGCGAGCCCTGCTGAATACATGGAAATCAGGCGTACGTTCATTGAAATTTTGGAGAGTCGCCTCCCTATGGCTGATTTGTCTGCTCTATTTGTTATTTCAGGGCGGTAAAACTTCATTTATGCTTTTTGCGATGGTTACCTTGCTCGTATGCTATTGGCTTCTCAGCAGTCTGTGGGGAATCCGCCAAATTAAGGGCCACCGGACGATGCTGTCCGTACATGGAGAGCAATTTCTGCTCCAGGCCGGGGACCAGGCTCAAATTAGGCTGCAGCTTCAGCTCCCCAGATTGCTGCCGTTGCCGTATATTATCGTCCGAGAGGTCATGAAGCGCCATAATGGCGATTCGTGGGCGTTTGAGGATAGCGTCATTCCCCAAAACCGCGGCGAGGCCGAGCTCGTATATAATACGCCTCCGCTGGAACGGGGGCAATATGAATTTGCAGGGACGGAATGCACGTCCGAGGATATTTTTGGCCTTATGGAGCATAAGAGGACTTTTCAGGCCGCTGCCCAATTCCGCGTGCTTCCAAGAACGGTGTTCATTCCCCATTGGCAGCTATACAGCCGGAATTCGAGGCTGCCCGGACCGGAGACGGCCGCATCCAATTCCCGCCGCGAGACGACGCAAATCAACGGGGTTCGCGATTACGTCTACGGCGACCGGATTTCCAGAATACACTGGGGCGCAACGGCGAAGACAGGAACTTGGAAATCCAAGGAATTCGAGCATGAGTCTCTTCCGAAGACCATCCTGGTCCTGGATGCAAATGCAAGCAGCTATAAGATTTCGCAGCAGTTTGAACTGGCAGTGTCCGTCTGCGCATCTTTGCTCGAATACGGTTTGCGGGAAAGGATCAGCATGGGACTTTGTACGCTAGGTCAGGAGCTTCGCAGATTTGCCCCGGCCGAAGGATATATTGAGCGCCAGCAAATGATCCAGCATCTAGTCGATATCAATGCGGACGGAAGCGGGAGCCACCAAGAACGGCTGGACGAGATCCGGGACTTTTTCCCGGAGAGCTCTTTCTTCATTTGGATCAGTCCGCTGGCGGATAAAACGGCGGCCAACGTCTTTGGCTGGGCCAAAATGAGACGGATGACGCCCTATCATATTCAGGTGTCCGTCCCAGGACAGGAGGGAAGAGCGCGTTCTTCCTGGCAAACGGCTCTGCATCACCGGGAAATCCGGGGAATTCAAGTCTCCTCTCTGCAGGAGCTTCCCTCCGCGATGGGAGGGGGACTCACATGA
- a CDS encoding beta-galactosidase, producing the protein MINDKLPKIWYGGDYNPEQWGPEVWSEDDRMFKLAGIDVATINVFAWAVLQPDEETYDFSALDATIDRLYNNGVYVCLGTSTAAHPAWMAKKYPDVTRVDVQGRKRKFGGRHNSCPNSPTYRKYSARIAGKLAERYKDHPALLIWHVSNEYGGYCYCDNCAKAFRVWLKKRYGTIENVNKAWNTRFWGHTFYEWDEIVQPSELSEEWNGNRTNFQGISLDYRRFMSDSLLECYKLEHDEIRKHTPNIPITTNLMGTYPELDYFKWGKEMDVVSWDNYPSLDTPVSFTAMSHDLMRGLRSGQPFMLMEQTPSQQNWQAYNSLKRPGVMRLWSYQAVARGADTVMFFQLRRSIGACEKYHGAVIEHVGHEHTRVFRECAELGRELQQLSDKLIDARTQARIAIVYDWENRWAIELSSGPTVALNYVNEVHKFYDALFQMNIEADMVSVEEDFSKYDIVIAPVMYMVKPGFAKKSEEFTAGGGTFVTTFFSGIVNENDIVTLGGYPGELRSLLGIWAEEIDALFPDQKNKIVMKQPWGELQGEYDCGLLCDLIHSEGAEVLAEYGDDFYQGMPVITRNRFGSGQAYYVASSPDASFLKGFLANLCAEKGIEPLVSAGEGVESARRVKNENAYLFLLNHNAAPAEVRIGDGEQKDLLTNETVKGSVTVPGRGVMILESALK; encoded by the coding sequence TTGATTAATGATAAGCTGCCGAAGATTTGGTATGGAGGGGACTATAACCCGGAGCAATGGGGGCCAGAGGTTTGGAGCGAGGATGACCGCATGTTCAAGCTGGCGGGCATTGATGTGGCGACGATAAACGTTTTTGCCTGGGCCGTTCTTCAGCCCGATGAAGAGACCTATGATTTTTCGGCCCTGGATGCCACGATAGATCGGTTATATAACAATGGAGTGTATGTTTGCCTGGGAACAAGCACGGCAGCACACCCGGCCTGGATGGCCAAGAAATATCCTGACGTGACGCGTGTGGATGTACAGGGCAGAAAGCGCAAATTCGGCGGGCGGCACAATTCTTGTCCGAACAGCCCGACTTACCGCAAATATTCTGCCCGTATTGCCGGAAAGCTGGCCGAGCGGTATAAGGATCATCCCGCACTGCTGATCTGGCACGTTTCTAACGAATACGGCGGCTACTGCTATTGCGACAACTGTGCCAAAGCTTTCCGCGTATGGCTTAAGAAGCGTTACGGCACAATCGAGAACGTGAACAAGGCTTGGAATACGAGATTCTGGGGACACACGTTCTATGAATGGGATGAAATTGTACAGCCGAGCGAGCTGAGCGAAGAGTGGAACGGCAACCGCACGAACTTCCAGGGAATCTCCCTCGATTACCGCAGATTCATGTCGGACAGCTTGCTGGAATGCTACAAGCTGGAGCATGATGAAATCAGGAAGCATACGCCGAATATTCCGATCACGACTAACCTGATGGGGACTTACCCCGAGCTGGATTATTTCAAATGGGGCAAAGAAATGGACGTCGTTTCCTGGGACAACTATCCTTCCCTGGACACGCCGGTCAGCTTTACGGCAATGAGCCATGATTTAATGCGCGGGCTTAGAAGCGGCCAGCCGTTCATGCTCATGGAACAGACGCCGAGCCAGCAGAACTGGCAGGCTTACAACTCTCTGAAACGGCCGGGCGTTATGCGTCTATGGAGCTATCAGGCCGTTGCCAGAGGCGCGGATACGGTCATGTTCTTCCAATTGCGGCGCTCAATCGGGGCTTGCGAGAAATACCATGGCGCCGTCATCGAACATGTCGGGCATGAGCATACGCGTGTATTCCGGGAGTGTGCCGAGCTTGGACGCGAATTGCAGCAGTTGTCCGACAAGCTGATCGATGCGAGAACGCAGGCGAGAATTGCCATCGTTTACGACTGGGAGAACCGCTGGGCCATCGAATTGTCGAGCGGGCCGACGGTCGCCTTGAACTATGTGAATGAAGTGCATAAATTTTACGATGCCCTCTTCCAAATGAACATCGAGGCAGACATGGTGAGTGTGGAAGAGGACTTCAGCAAATACGACATCGTCATCGCTCCGGTGATGTACATGGTAAAGCCGGGCTTTGCTAAGAAATCGGAGGAGTTTACAGCTGGCGGCGGGACGTTTGTGACAACCTTCTTCAGCGGAATCGTCAATGAGAATGACATTGTCACGCTGGGAGGATATCCGGGAGAACTCCGCTCCCTGCTTGGCATCTGGGCCGAGGAGATCGATGCGCTGTTCCCGGATCAGAAGAACAAAATCGTCATGAAGCAGCCATGGGGAGAGCTGCAGGGCGAATATGACTGCGGCCTGCTCTGCGATTTGATCCATTCCGAAGGAGCGGAAGTTCTGGCTGAGTATGGCGATGATTTCTACCAGGGCATGCCGGTTATCACAAGAAATCGGTTTGGCTCCGGTCAAGCCTATTATGTAGCCAGCAGTCCCGATGCTTCCTTCCTGAAAGGCTTCTTAGCCAATCTATGCGCAGAGAAAGGCATCGAGCCGCTGGTATCCGCGGGTGAGGGCGTGGAATCGGCCCGGCGCGTGAAGAACGAAAACGCATATCTGTTCCTGCTTAACCATAATGCTGCTCCGGCAGAGGTGCGGATCGGCGACGGAGAGCAGAAGGATCTTCTTACGAACGAGACGGTCAAAGGCTCGGTTACGGTGCCTGGCCGCGGCGTCATGATTCTGGAGAGCGCGCTAAAGTAA